One part of the Streptomyces ferrugineus genome encodes these proteins:
- the iolB gene encoding 5-deoxy-glucuronate isomerase, whose amino-acid sequence MTYHLPAGKALGGPYVVDVTPEKAGWGYSSLKVLELPPGGSHTFETGDSEWIVLSLNGGCTVEATDDFGHDTFRITGRDSVFSGVSDFAYVPRDARATVSSADGGRFALTGARCSRRLPARYGPASSVPVELRGTGNSSRQVNNFGAAGVFECDKLIAVEVITPGGNWSSFPPHKHDEHRPGEESVLEEIYYFEFADHEGTPGLGYQRVSPSGHGRNTDVLAEVRGGDVVLIPDGWHGPSMAVPGHHMYYLNVMAGPEAERAWLICDHPDHAWIRGTWPDQPVDPRLPLYTAPSQ is encoded by the coding sequence ATGACGTATCACCTTCCCGCGGGAAAGGCGCTCGGCGGCCCGTACGTCGTGGACGTCACGCCCGAGAAGGCCGGCTGGGGCTACTCCAGCCTGAAGGTCCTGGAGCTGCCGCCCGGCGGCTCGCACACCTTCGAGACCGGCGACAGCGAGTGGATCGTGCTGTCGCTGAACGGCGGCTGCACGGTCGAGGCGACGGACGATTTCGGCCATGACACCTTCCGGATCACCGGCCGGGACAGCGTGTTCAGCGGCGTCAGCGACTTCGCCTATGTGCCGCGCGACGCCCGTGCGACCGTATCCTCCGCCGACGGCGGACGGTTCGCGCTGACCGGCGCGCGCTGCTCGCGGCGCCTGCCGGCCCGCTACGGCCCCGCGTCGTCGGTGCCGGTGGAGCTGCGCGGCACCGGCAACAGCAGCCGCCAGGTGAACAACTTCGGCGCGGCCGGGGTCTTCGAGTGCGACAAGCTCATCGCGGTCGAGGTCATCACGCCGGGCGGCAACTGGTCGTCCTTCCCGCCGCACAAGCACGACGAGCACCGCCCCGGCGAGGAGTCGGTCCTCGAGGAGATCTACTACTTCGAGTTCGCCGACCACGAGGGCACCCCCGGCCTCGGCTACCAGCGCGTCTCCCCCTCCGGACACGGCCGGAACACCGACGTCCTGGCCGAGGTGCGCGGCGGCGACGTCGTGCTGATCCCCGACGGCTGGCACGGCCCCTCGATGGCGGTGCCCGGCCACCACATGTACTACCTCAACGTCATGGCCGGTCCCGAGGCCGAGCGCGCCTGGCTGATCTGCGACCACCCCGACCACGCCTGGATCCGCGGCACCTGGCCGGACCAGCCCGTCGACCCCCGTCTGCCCCTCTACACCGCTCCGTCCCAGTGA
- the iolD gene encoding 3D-(3,5/4)-trihydroxycyclohexane-1,2-dione acylhydrolase (decyclizing): MSRSTVRLTVAQALVRFLSAQYTERDGVRHRLVAGTWGIFGHGNVAGLGQALLQAGEDVMPYHQGRNEQSMVHAAVGYARQLNRLSAQAVTTSIGPGATNLVTGAALATINRLPVLLLPGDYFASHAPDPLLQQLEHPTEADVSVNDTLRPVSRYFDRITRPEALIPSALNAMRVLADPAETGAVTLALPQDVQAEAYDWPEEFFAERVWYVRRPAPDPVELAAAVGAIRAAERPLIVAGGGVHHSEAEAALKALVEATGIPVSSTQAGKGSLRHDHPADLGGIGHTGTSVSDDIARAADLVIGVGTRYTDFTTASGTLFQNPDVRFANLNITGFDAHKLAAQTLVCDARTGLEKLLEDLAGHRVSEAYEAEYRAGKERWDAVVEAAYRADDESAVPTQTQVLGALDAVVGDDDVVINAAGSLPGDLHKLWRSRSPRQYHLEYGYSCMGYEIPAGIGIQQAAPDTAVWSLVGDGTYLMMPTEIVTAVQEGLPVNIVLIQNHGYASIGGLSAETGAERFGTDYRYRAADGTFSGAPLPVDLAANAASLGMDVLRAKTVGELREALATARASARPTCVYVETDIMNPTSPGPEAWWDVPVAEVASREPAVEARERYDQHVAGRRRHL; this comes from the coding sequence ATGAGCCGATCCACCGTCCGTCTGACCGTCGCCCAGGCGCTGGTGCGGTTCCTGTCCGCCCAGTACACCGAGCGCGACGGCGTACGGCACCGGCTGGTCGCCGGAACCTGGGGCATCTTCGGCCACGGCAACGTCGCCGGCCTCGGACAGGCCCTGCTCCAGGCGGGCGAGGACGTCATGCCCTACCACCAGGGCCGCAACGAGCAGTCGATGGTGCACGCGGCCGTCGGCTACGCCCGTCAGCTCAACCGGCTGTCCGCGCAGGCCGTGACGACGTCCATCGGCCCGGGTGCGACGAACCTCGTCACCGGCGCGGCCCTGGCGACCATCAACCGCCTCCCGGTCCTGCTGCTCCCCGGCGACTACTTCGCCTCGCACGCTCCCGACCCGCTGCTCCAGCAGCTCGAGCACCCGACCGAGGCGGACGTGTCGGTCAACGACACCCTGCGCCCGGTCTCCCGCTACTTCGACCGGATCACCCGCCCCGAGGCCCTGATCCCGTCCGCGCTGAACGCCATGCGGGTGCTCGCCGACCCGGCCGAGACCGGCGCGGTGACCCTGGCCCTCCCCCAGGACGTGCAGGCGGAGGCGTACGACTGGCCGGAGGAGTTCTTCGCCGAGCGCGTCTGGTACGTACGGCGCCCCGCGCCCGACCCGGTCGAGCTGGCCGCGGCCGTCGGGGCGATCCGGGCCGCCGAGCGCCCGCTGATCGTCGCGGGCGGCGGCGTCCACCACAGCGAAGCCGAGGCCGCGCTGAAGGCCCTCGTCGAGGCCACCGGCATCCCGGTCTCCTCCACCCAGGCCGGCAAGGGCTCGCTGCGCCACGACCACCCCGCCGACCTCGGCGGCATCGGCCACACCGGCACCTCGGTCAGCGACGACATCGCGCGCGCCGCGGACCTGGTGATCGGCGTCGGCACCCGGTACACGGACTTCACCACCGCCTCCGGCACCCTCTTCCAGAACCCGGACGTGCGCTTCGCCAACCTCAACATCACCGGGTTCGACGCGCACAAGCTCGCCGCGCAAACGCTGGTCTGCGACGCGCGGACCGGACTCGAGAAGCTGCTGGAGGACCTGGCCGGGCACCGCGTGAGCGAGGCGTACGAGGCCGAGTACCGCGCCGGCAAGGAGCGCTGGGACGCGGTCGTCGAGGCCGCCTACCGCGCCGACGACGAGAGCGCCGTGCCGACGCAGACACAGGTGCTGGGCGCGCTGGACGCGGTCGTCGGCGACGACGACGTGGTGATCAACGCGGCCGGTTCGCTCCCCGGCGACCTGCACAAGCTGTGGCGGTCCCGCTCGCCGCGCCAGTACCACCTGGAGTACGGCTACTCCTGCATGGGCTACGAGATCCCGGCCGGGATCGGCATCCAGCAGGCCGCCCCGGACACGGCCGTGTGGTCGCTGGTCGGCGACGGCACCTATCTGATGATGCCGACGGAGATCGTCACCGCGGTCCAGGAGGGCCTGCCGGTCAACATCGTGCTGATCCAGAACCACGGCTACGCCTCGATCGGCGGGCTGTCGGCGGAGACCGGCGCCGAACGCTTCGGCACCGACTACCGCTACCGGGCCGCCGACGGCACCTTCAGCGGCGCCCCGCTCCCCGTCGACCTCGCCGCCAACGCGGCCAGCCTCGGCATGGACGTGCTGCGCGCCAAGACGGTGGGCGAGCTGCGCGAGGCGCTGGCCACGGCCCGCGCCTCCGCCCGGCCCACCTGTGTGTACGTCGAGACGGACATCATGAACCCGACCTCGCCGGGCCCCGAGGCCTGGTGGGACGTGCCCGTGGCCGAGGTCGCCTCCCGCGAGCCCGCCGTCGAAGCCCGCGAACGGTACGACCAGCATGTCGCCGGACGCCGTCGTCACCTCTGA
- a CDS encoding CoA-acylating methylmalonate-semialdehyde dehydrogenase codes for MKTITHWIDGKPVEGTSGRFSPVYNPATGAQEKQVAFATVDEVDAAVASARTAFESWGQSSLAKRTAILFKYRELLDAHRDEIAELITAEHGKVHSDALGEVARGMEIVELACGITVQLKGELSTQVSTRVDVASIRQPLGVVAGITPFNFPAMVPMWMFPLAIACGNTFVLKPSEKDPSASYRLAELASEAGLPDGVLNVVQGDKVAVDRLLEHPDIEAVSFVGSTPIAKYIQLKAVEHGKRVQALGGAKNHMLVLPDADLDFAADQAINAAYGSAGERCMAVSVVVAVGDTGDELVGKIAERAKKLRIGPGDDPASEMGPLITREHRDKVASYVASAAEQGAEVVVDGTGYSVEGHENGFFLGVSLLDRVPLTADAYRDEIFGPVLAVVRAETYEEAIKLINDSRWGNGTAIFTRDGGAARRFQLEVKAGMVGVNVPIPVPVGYHSFGGWKDSLFGDLHIYGNDGIAFYTQGKVITTRWPDPSDGGINLGFPSNS; via the coding sequence ATGAAGACCATCACCCACTGGATCGACGGCAAGCCGGTGGAGGGCACCTCCGGCCGCTTCAGCCCCGTCTACAACCCGGCCACCGGCGCCCAGGAGAAGCAGGTCGCCTTCGCGACCGTGGACGAGGTGGACGCCGCCGTCGCCTCCGCCCGGACGGCGTTCGAGAGCTGGGGCCAGTCGTCCCTGGCCAAGCGCACGGCGATCCTGTTCAAGTACCGCGAGCTGCTGGACGCGCACCGCGACGAGATCGCCGAGCTGATCACCGCCGAGCACGGCAAGGTGCACTCCGACGCGCTCGGCGAGGTCGCGCGCGGCATGGAGATCGTGGAGCTGGCCTGCGGGATCACCGTGCAGCTCAAGGGCGAGCTGTCGACGCAGGTGTCGACCCGGGTGGACGTGGCCTCGATCCGGCAGCCGCTGGGCGTGGTCGCCGGCATCACGCCGTTCAACTTCCCGGCCATGGTGCCGATGTGGATGTTCCCGCTGGCCATCGCGTGCGGCAACACCTTCGTGCTGAAGCCGAGCGAGAAGGACCCGTCGGCGTCGTACCGGCTGGCCGAACTGGCCTCCGAGGCCGGGCTGCCGGACGGTGTGCTGAACGTCGTGCAGGGCGACAAGGTCGCCGTGGACCGGCTCCTGGAGCACCCGGACATCGAGGCGGTGTCCTTCGTCGGCTCCACCCCGATCGCGAAGTACATCCAGCTCAAGGCGGTCGAGCACGGCAAGCGCGTGCAGGCCCTCGGCGGCGCCAAGAACCACATGCTGGTCCTGCCGGACGCCGACCTGGACTTCGCCGCCGACCAGGCGATCAACGCCGCGTACGGCTCGGCGGGCGAGCGCTGCATGGCCGTGTCGGTCGTGGTCGCGGTCGGTGACACGGGCGACGAGTTGGTCGGCAAGATCGCCGAGCGCGCCAAGAAGCTGCGCATCGGCCCCGGCGACGACCCGGCCTCCGAGATGGGCCCGCTGATCACGCGCGAGCACCGCGACAAGGTCGCCTCGTACGTGGCGTCGGCCGCCGAGCAGGGCGCCGAGGTCGTCGTGGACGGCACGGGTTACTCGGTGGAGGGCCACGAGAACGGCTTCTTCCTCGGTGTCTCGCTGCTCGACCGGGTGCCGCTGACGGCGGACGCGTACCGGGACGAGATCTTCGGCCCGGTGCTGGCGGTGGTGCGTGCGGAGACGTACGAGGAGGCCATCAAGCTCATCAACGACTCCCGCTGGGGCAACGGCACCGCGATCTTCACCCGGGACGGCGGCGCCGCCCGCCGTTTCCAGCTGGAGGTGAAGGCGGGCATGGTCGGTGTGAACGTGCCGATCCCGGTGCCGGTCGGCTACCACTCCTTCGGTGGCTGGAAGGACTCGCTCTTCGGCGATCTGCACATCTACGGCAACGACGGCATCGCCTTCTACACCCAGGGGAAGGTGATCACCACCCGCTGGCCGGACCCGTCCGACGGCGGCATCAACCTCGGTTTCCCCAGCAACTCCTGA
- a CDS encoding GntR family transcriptional regulator: MAKTRGSARAVSAPALDSLDFALDRGSPVPLYYQLAQQLESAIEHGVLAPGNLLGNEVDLSVRLGLSRPTVRQAIQSLVDKGLLVRRRGVGTQVVHSQVKRPLELSSLYDDLEAAGQGPTTEVVRNERVPATADVAAALGIAEGAEVTLLERLRCTHGQPVAILCNYLPASLLDLDTGRLEATGLYRMMRAVGITLHSARQTIGARCATAEEAERLDEREGSALLTMQRTAYDDTGRPVEYGTHIYRASRYAFDFQLLVRP, from the coding sequence ATGGCGAAGACCCGCGGCTCCGCACGTGCCGTGTCCGCGCCCGCGCTGGACTCGCTGGACTTCGCCCTGGACCGGGGCAGTCCCGTGCCGCTGTACTACCAGCTCGCCCAGCAGCTGGAGTCGGCGATCGAGCACGGGGTCCTCGCCCCGGGCAACCTCCTGGGCAACGAGGTCGACCTGTCGGTGCGGCTGGGCCTGTCCCGGCCCACCGTCCGGCAGGCGATCCAGTCGCTCGTCGACAAGGGGCTGCTGGTGCGGCGGCGCGGGGTGGGCACCCAGGTGGTGCACAGCCAGGTGAAGCGCCCGCTGGAGCTCAGCAGCCTCTACGACGACCTGGAGGCGGCCGGGCAGGGCCCGACCACCGAGGTCGTCCGCAACGAGCGGGTGCCGGCGACCGCCGACGTCGCCGCCGCGCTCGGCATCGCGGAGGGCGCGGAGGTCACGCTCCTCGAGCGGCTGCGCTGCACACACGGCCAGCCGGTGGCCATCCTCTGCAACTACCTGCCGGCGAGCCTGCTCGACCTCGACACCGGCCGACTGGAGGCGACGGGCCTGTACCGAATGATGCGCGCGGTCGGCATCACCCTGCACAGCGCCCGCCAGACCATCGGCGCCCGCTGCGCCACCGCCGAGGAGGCCGAGCGGCTCGACGAACGGGAGGGCTCGGCGCTGCTGACGATGCAGCGCACGGCGTACGACGACACGGGTCGGCCGGTGGAGTACGGGACGCACATCTACCGGGCGTCCCGGTACGCGTTCGACTTCCAGCTGCTGGTCAGGCCTTGA
- a CDS encoding DUF427 domain-containing protein, with translation MPLFPNERNVRTTPEGLLWEPSERWVRGRKGDVTVVDSRHPVLVWEPDLPVPCYAFPREEVRTDLLRPARSPSPGRHTGSQIFYDLEVDGELVENAAWTFPAADLAGHIAFEWFRRWGSGLDHWYEEEEEIFVHPRDPHKRVDAMPSSRHVQVEIGGTVVADTHRPVLLFETGLPTRYYVPREDVRLALFEPTDHHTGCPYKGTARYWTWRGEGDVPRNVVWSYAEPLPAAAPVKGLLAFYNEAVDIVVDGERLQRPVTPFTASLKA, from the coding sequence ATGCCCCTGTTCCCCAACGAGCGGAACGTCCGAACGACGCCCGAAGGCCTCCTGTGGGAGCCCAGCGAGCGCTGGGTGCGTGGCCGCAAGGGTGACGTCACCGTCGTCGACAGCCGGCATCCCGTCCTGGTCTGGGAACCCGATCTGCCCGTCCCGTGCTACGCGTTCCCGCGCGAGGAGGTCCGCACGGACCTCCTGCGCCCGGCCAGGAGTCCCTCGCCGGGCAGGCACACGGGATCGCAGATCTTCTACGACCTCGAAGTCGACGGAGAGCTGGTGGAGAACGCGGCGTGGACCTTCCCCGCCGCCGACCTCGCCGGACACATCGCCTTCGAGTGGTTCCGGCGCTGGGGGAGTGGCCTCGACCACTGGTACGAGGAGGAGGAAGAGATCTTCGTCCACCCGCGCGACCCGCACAAACGGGTGGACGCCATGCCCAGCAGCCGCCATGTCCAGGTCGAGATCGGCGGCACCGTCGTCGCGGACACCCACCGCCCGGTGCTGCTGTTCGAGACCGGCCTGCCGACCAGGTACTACGTGCCCCGCGAGGACGTCCGCCTCGCCCTGTTCGAGCCCACCGACCACCACACCGGCTGCCCGTACAAGGGCACCGCCCGGTACTGGACCTGGCGCGGCGAGGGCGACGTCCCGCGCAACGTCGTCTGGAGCTACGCCGAGCCGCTGCCCGCGGCGGCCCCCGTCAAGGGGCTGCTGGCCTTCTACAACGAGGCGGTGGACATCGTCGTGGACGGTGAACGGCTGCAGCGCCCGGTGACGCCGTTCACCGCGAGCCTCAAGGCCTGA
- a CDS encoding aldo/keto reductase gives MKYRTIGTGPDTRREVSALALGAMLFGSRTDEETSFAVLDRYVEAGGTFIDTSDNYAFWVDGGQGGQSEELLGRWRRSRGVGDEIVIATKLGARPLAPGTGFVDNPEGLSAKVIRESAERSRDRLGVARLDLLYAHIEDRTVPLRETVEGFAELVAEGTVGLLGVSNHAVWRVERARALATAAGLPGYEVLQYAHSHLKPRLDVPDGLFPDGSLGHAGPDLLSYLRAEPGLTLVAYSPLLKGAYTRPDIELPADFDHPGTPARLKVLREVARETGATLNQVVLAWQIGAEVPIIPLVGASSVAQLEESLAAVDLELSAEQRARLDAAH, from the coding sequence ATGAAGTACCGCACCATCGGCACCGGCCCCGACACCCGCCGCGAGGTCAGCGCCCTCGCGCTCGGCGCCATGCTGTTCGGCTCACGCACCGACGAGGAGACCTCCTTCGCCGTGCTCGACCGCTATGTCGAGGCCGGCGGGACCTTCATCGACACGTCCGACAACTACGCCTTCTGGGTCGACGGGGGCCAGGGCGGCCAGAGCGAGGAACTGCTCGGCCGCTGGCGCCGCAGCCGTGGCGTCGGCGACGAGATCGTCATCGCCACCAAGCTCGGCGCCCGCCCGCTGGCCCCCGGCACGGGCTTCGTGGACAACCCCGAGGGCCTGTCGGCGAAGGTGATCCGCGAGTCCGCCGAGCGCAGCCGCGACCGGCTCGGCGTGGCCAGGCTGGACCTGCTCTACGCCCACATCGAGGACCGGACCGTGCCCCTGCGGGAGACGGTCGAGGGGTTCGCCGAACTGGTCGCCGAGGGCACCGTCGGTCTCCTCGGCGTCAGCAACCACGCCGTCTGGCGCGTCGAGCGGGCCCGCGCCCTCGCCACCGCGGCCGGACTGCCCGGCTACGAGGTGCTGCAGTACGCCCACAGCCATCTCAAGCCCCGCCTCGACGTCCCCGACGGACTGTTCCCCGACGGCAGCCTCGGCCACGCCGGCCCCGACCTGCTGAGCTATCTGCGCGCCGAGCCCGGTCTGACCCTGGTCGCCTACTCGCCGCTGCTCAAGGGCGCGTACACCCGCCCGGACATCGAGCTGCCCGCCGACTTCGACCACCCGGGCACCCCGGCCCGCCTGAAGGTCCTTCGCGAGGTGGCGCGGGAGACCGGGGCCACCCTCAACCAGGTCGTCCTCGCCTGGCAGATCGGCGCCGAAGTGCCGATCATCCCCCTGGTCGGAGCCTCGTCCGTGGCCCAGCTCGAGGAGAGCCTGGCCGCCGTGGACCTGGAACTGTCGGCGGAGCAGCGGGCCCGGCTCGACGCGGCTCACTGA
- a CDS encoding NUDIX domain-containing protein — protein MTAGIDTPDRRGRTGLDQAGRDLTGNPRVRVRDVRLLSSHWYVERATTFDFLRADGTWSTQQRETHDRGNGATMLLYDTERETVLLTRQFRFPVYVNGHPDGMLIETPGGLLDDDDEHPEIAVRREVVEETGHTIGDVQHVFDVYMSPGSVTERVSFYAAAYGPSTRTHEGGGLDEEGEDIEILELPFRRALEMIRTGEINDAKTIMLLQWAALEGPFAK, from the coding sequence ATGACCGCCGGTATCGACACCCCCGACCGTCGCGGCCGCACCGGACTCGACCAGGCCGGCCGGGACCTGACCGGCAACCCCCGCGTCAGGGTGCGGGACGTGAGACTCCTGTCCAGCCACTGGTACGTCGAGCGCGCCACCACCTTCGACTTCCTCCGCGCCGACGGCACCTGGAGCACCCAGCAGCGCGAGACGCACGACCGCGGCAACGGCGCGACCATGCTGCTGTACGACACCGAACGCGAAACCGTCCTGCTCACCCGCCAGTTCCGCTTCCCCGTGTACGTCAACGGCCACCCCGACGGCATGCTGATCGAGACGCCGGGCGGGCTGCTCGACGACGATGACGAGCACCCGGAGATCGCCGTGCGCCGCGAGGTGGTGGAGGAGACCGGGCACACCATCGGCGACGTCCAGCACGTCTTCGACGTCTATATGAGCCCGGGCTCGGTCACCGAACGCGTCAGCTTCTACGCCGCCGCATACGGCCCCTCGACCCGCACCCACGAGGGCGGCGGGCTGGACGAGGAGGGCGAGGACATCGAGATCCTCGAACTGCCCTTCCGCCGGGCCCTGGAGATGATCCGCACCGGGGAGATCAACGACGCCAAGACCATCATGCTGCTGCAATGGGCGGCGCTGGAGGGCCCGTTCGCCAAGTGA
- a CDS encoding DUF899 family protein → MLRHTRLAGESAAYLDAREELRLAEVELMRHREKVAAQRRALPQGPPVDDYVFVEGPADLDAGDTPVREVTLSELFTAADRPLIVYHFMYGKLQTEPCPMCTLWIDGFNGIAHHVTRNADFAIAAAADLPALRHHARNRGWHRLRLLSCGDSTFKYDLGSEDKDGEQDSTVSVFTRDGDGTVRHFYSTHPRMADDIDERGIDLLAPVWHLLDLTPQGRDDWYPNLGY, encoded by the coding sequence ATGTTGCGGCACACCAGACTGGCCGGCGAATCGGCGGCCTACCTCGACGCCCGCGAGGAGCTGCGCCTGGCCGAGGTCGAGCTCATGCGCCACCGCGAGAAGGTCGCGGCCCAGCGACGGGCGCTCCCGCAAGGGCCACCCGTGGACGACTACGTGTTCGTCGAGGGCCCCGCCGACCTCGACGCCGGCGACACTCCGGTCCGTGAGGTCACTCTGAGTGAGCTGTTCACCGCCGCGGACCGCCCGCTGATCGTCTACCACTTCATGTACGGCAAGCTGCAGACCGAACCCTGCCCGATGTGCACCCTGTGGATCGACGGCTTCAACGGCATCGCCCACCACGTCACCCGCAACGCCGACTTCGCCATCGCCGCGGCCGCCGACCTGCCCGCCCTCCGCCACCACGCCCGCAACCGCGGCTGGCACCGGCTACGGCTGCTGAGCTGCGGCGACAGCACCTTCAAGTACGACCTGGGCAGCGAGGACAAGGACGGCGAACAGGACTCCACCGTCTCCGTGTTCACCCGCGACGGCGACGGCACGGTCCGCCACTTCTACTCCACCCACCCCCGCATGGCCGACGACATCGACGAGCGCGGCATCGACCTCCTGGCCCCCGTCTGGCACCTGCTCGACCTGACCCCGCAGGGCCGCGACGACTGGTACCCGAACCTCGGCTACTGA
- a CDS encoding thiamine pyrophosphate-dependent enzyme, with the protein MSGVEDLDRHFREAVAGLRSTDEAIRPQRGGLDARTALDLFDAQLESRHADAAARWMQQQGRGYYTIGSSGHEGNAAVALALRPTDPALLHYRSGAFYCARARQAGGVDAVRDMLLGVAAGADEPIAGGRHKVYGRRELAVIPQTSTIASHLPRAVGVAWSIARAKRLGTECAWPGDAVVCCSFGDASANHSTAAGAINSACHAAYQGLPMPVLFVCEDNGLGISVPTPHDWVRRAYGNRPGLAYFAADGCDPSAAYDVACEAVTHVRKNRQPAFLHLSMVRFLGHAGSDAEAAYRVPSEVAADLERDPLAATARLLTAAGVLSAQQVLDRYDEVGGRVFAVAKEALESEPLTTATQIAAPIAPRRPDLVAAEARRTGEPPAVPPVGEPVTVAQAITHTLADLLGSHPEMVVFGEDVGRKGGVYGVTRGLQRRFGTARVFDTLLDEQAILGLALGAGLSGLLPVAEIQYLAYLHNAEDQLRGEAATLQFFSQGQYRNPLVVRIAGYGYQRGFGGHFHNDNALGVLRDIPGLVIASPSRPDDAAPMLRTCVAAGKVDGTVSAFLEPIALYHTRDLHTEGDNGWLAAYPSPAQHVPIGRARTYGAGSDLTLVTFGNGVPLSLRAAHRLERQGIACRVVDLRWLAPLPVDDLLREARATGRVLVVDETRRTGGVSEGVVTALVDAGFTGSVRRVAGQDSFIPLGQAAQLVLVSQSDVERAAGDLLSAGPHGHR; encoded by the coding sequence GTGAGCGGCGTCGAGGACCTGGACCGGCACTTCCGCGAGGCGGTGGCCGGACTCCGGTCCACGGACGAGGCGATCCGGCCGCAGCGCGGCGGGCTGGACGCCCGCACCGCGCTGGACCTGTTCGACGCCCAACTGGAGAGCCGGCACGCCGACGCCGCCGCCCGCTGGATGCAGCAGCAGGGCCGTGGCTACTACACCATCGGATCGAGCGGGCACGAAGGCAACGCCGCAGTCGCCCTCGCCCTGCGCCCCACCGACCCGGCGTTGCTGCACTATCGCTCCGGCGCCTTCTACTGCGCCCGCGCCCGGCAGGCCGGCGGCGTCGACGCGGTCAGGGACATGCTGCTGGGGGTGGCCGCCGGGGCCGACGAGCCGATCGCCGGTGGACGGCACAAGGTGTACGGGCGTCGCGAACTGGCCGTCATCCCGCAGACGTCGACCATCGCCTCCCACCTGCCCCGGGCGGTCGGGGTGGCGTGGAGCATCGCCCGCGCCAAGCGGCTCGGGACCGAGTGCGCCTGGCCCGGCGATGCCGTCGTCTGCTGTTCCTTCGGGGACGCCTCGGCCAACCACTCCACGGCGGCGGGCGCCATCAACAGCGCCTGCCACGCGGCCTACCAGGGCCTGCCGATGCCGGTGCTGTTCGTCTGCGAGGACAACGGCCTGGGCATCAGTGTGCCGACACCGCACGACTGGGTGCGGCGCGCCTACGGCAACCGTCCTGGTCTCGCCTACTTCGCCGCGGACGGCTGTGATCCGTCGGCTGCCTACGACGTCGCGTGCGAGGCAGTGACCCATGTCCGCAAGAACCGGCAACCGGCGTTCCTGCACCTGTCGATGGTGCGCTTCCTCGGCCATGCGGGCTCGGACGCCGAAGCCGCCTACCGGGTGCCCTCGGAGGTCGCCGCGGACCTGGAACGCGACCCGCTGGCGGCCACGGCCCGGCTGCTCACCGCGGCAGGCGTCCTCTCCGCCCAGCAGGTTCTCGACCGGTACGACGAGGTGGGCGGACGGGTCTTCGCCGTCGCCAAGGAGGCCCTGGAGAGTGAGCCCCTGACCACCGCCACGCAGATCGCCGCCCCCATCGCACCGCGCCGCCCCGACCTCGTGGCGGCCGAGGCACGCCGCACCGGCGAACCACCCGCGGTGCCGCCCGTGGGCGAGCCCGTCACCGTCGCCCAGGCCATCACCCACACACTCGCCGACCTGCTCGGCAGCCACCCGGAGATGGTCGTCTTCGGCGAGGACGTCGGCCGCAAGGGCGGGGTCTACGGGGTCACCCGGGGACTGCAGCGGCGATTCGGCACCGCTCGCGTCTTCGACACCCTGCTCGACGAACAGGCCATCCTCGGCCTCGCGCTGGGGGCGGGGCTGTCCGGGCTGCTGCCGGTGGCCGAGATCCAGTACCTCGCGTACCTGCACAACGCCGAGGACCAACTGCGCGGCGAGGCCGCCACGCTGCAGTTCTTCTCCCAGGGCCAGTACCGCAACCCCCTGGTGGTCCGCATCGCCGGCTACGGCTACCAGCGCGGGTTCGGCGGTCACTTCCACAACGACAACGCGCTGGGCGTCCTGCGGGACATCCCCGGTCTGGTCATCGCCTCCCCGTCCCGCCCCGACGACGCCGCCCCGATGCTGCGCACATGTGTGGCGGCCGGGAAGGTCGACGGGACGGTCAGCGCCTTCCTAGAGCCGATCGCGCTCTACCACACGCGGGATCTCCACACGGAGGGGGACAACGGCTGGCTCGCCGCATACCCCTCACCCGCGCAGCACGTACCGATCGGCCGGGCACGCACCTACGGCGCGGGCTCCGACCTCACCCTCGTGACCTTCGGCAACGGCGTGCCCCTCTCGCTTCGAGCCGCACACCGGCTGGAGCGGCAGGGCATCGCGTGCCGGGTCGTCGACCTGCGCTGGCTGGCACCCCTGCCGGTCGACGACCTGCTGCGGGAAGCCCGTGCGACGGGCCGCGTCCTCGTGGTCGACGAGACCCGCCGCACAGGGGGCGTGTCGGAGGGAGTCGTCACCGCCCTGGTCGATGCCGGATTCACCGGCTCCGTCCGACGGGTCGCCGGCCAGGACAGCTTCATCCCGCTGGGGCAGGCAGCGCAGTTGGTACTCGTGTCCCAGTCCGACGTCGAGCGCGCCGCCGGCGACCTGCTCTCGGCGGGCCCGCACGGTCACCGGTGA